One genomic window of Trichlorobacter lovleyi includes the following:
- a CDS encoding helix-turn-helix domain-containing protein, giving the protein MPAKSPDSTVEVADKLCTLGKQIRAQRKALRISATVTAEAAGMSRVTLHRIENGEPSVTIGAYLNAMAALDLDFGIFKPSEATIEKPEVDREGWIPARIQLADYPQLRQLAWQLQGIDALTPAEALSIYERNWRHMDLQALDNRERQLVNALRLGFSERHSDV; this is encoded by the coding sequence ATGCCGGCAAAGTCTCCCGATAGTACCGTCGAAGTTGCTGACAAGCTTTGCACTCTGGGCAAGCAGATCCGTGCACAACGCAAGGCTCTGCGTATCAGTGCGACTGTAACAGCTGAAGCTGCAGGTATGTCGCGGGTGACCTTGCACCGGATCGAGAACGGTGAACCCTCGGTTACCATTGGCGCATATCTCAATGCCATGGCGGCCTTGGACTTGGATTTCGGTATCTTCAAGCCTTCCGAAGCAACAATTGAAAAACCTGAAGTTGACCGGGAGGGGTGGATTCCTGCCCGTATTCAGCTGGCGGATTATCCACAACTCAGGCAGCTTGCCTGGCAACTACAGGGTATTGATGCATTGACACCTGCAGAGGCGCTGAGTATCTACGAACGTAACTGGCGTCACATGGATCTGCAGGCGCTGGATAATCGTGAGCGACAGTTGGTTAACGCACTGCGTTTGGGGTTTAGTGAGCGTCATAGCGATGTTTGA